A section of the Methanosarcina mazei S-6 genome encodes:
- a CDS encoding permease: MFWDNLTVAAKFFIEISVELTILFIGITFLVGLSQEYVPDETIKRALGGRNKVIGSILGAGFGAITPFCSCSTIPLLLGMLKAGAPFAAAMAFLFSSPLLNPVIISLFVILLGWKVTALYFVVVFMSTIAIGLLLDWLGFSNQIKPVAVVRNRCDCEQDTNAKSRIQRSAVFAFSLFRQLMPYLLLGAGIGAFIHGFVPTEVITRVAGPSNPLAVPVAAIIGVPIYIRAETMIPIGLALIEKGMSVGAVLALIIGGAGASIPELTLLSSIFKKRLLTAFMITVFSIAVIAGYLANLLTL, translated from the coding sequence ATGTTCTGGGATAATTTAACTGTGGCGGCTAAGTTCTTTATTGAGATCTCCGTTGAGCTAACTATTTTATTTATAGGTATAACTTTTCTAGTGGGGCTGAGTCAGGAGTATGTGCCGGACGAGACCATAAAAAGAGCCCTTGGTGGGCGGAATAAAGTTATAGGCAGTATCCTTGGGGCAGGATTTGGTGCAATTACCCCTTTCTGCTCCTGTTCAACCATACCGCTTCTCCTGGGAATGCTTAAGGCTGGTGCACCTTTTGCTGCAGCAATGGCATTCCTATTCTCGTCGCCTTTACTAAACCCGGTGATAATATCTCTGTTTGTCATTCTGCTGGGCTGGAAGGTAACTGCTCTTTATTTTGTCGTCGTTTTTATGTCTACAATTGCTATAGGTCTCTTACTTGACTGGTTAGGCTTTTCCAATCAGATTAAGCCAGTTGCTGTTGTAAGAAACCGTTGTGATTGTGAGCAGGACACAAATGCGAAGTCCAGAATACAGCGGTCTGCAGTATTCGCGTTTAGCCTTTTCCGTCAGCTTATGCCTTATCTCCTCTTGGGAGCAGGAATTGGGGCATTTATTCACGGATTTGTACCAACAGAAGTTATCACCCGCGTTGCCGGACCGAGCAATCCTCTAGCGGTTCCTGTTGCTGCAATTATTGGTGTCCCCATCTATATCCGGGCTGAGACTATGATTCCTATAGGACTGGCACTCATCGAAAAGGGAATGAGTGTGGGAGCTGTTCTGGCACTGATAATAGGCGGTGCAGGAGCCAGCATACCCGAGCTGACACTTCTGTCATCAATATTCAAGAAGAGACTACTTACAGCCTTCATGATAACGGTTTTTTCAATAGCTGTGATTGCAGGATATCTTGCAAATCTGCTGACACTGTGA
- a CDS encoding arsenate reductase ArsC — protein MKRKKKVLFLRTHNSARSRMAEGLLRNIYGSRYEAYSAGIMATNVNPYAVRVMKEIGIDISSQYSKTHKEFQDVIFDMAVTVCDRAKVSCPICSTNLEVPAEYPRAREVIQKSFEDPAATLGSEEEKLKIFRQIRDEIKDWIIRIFEK, from the coding sequence ATCAAAAGAAAAAAGAAAGTTCTTTTTTTACGCACCCACAACTCAGCCAGATCCCGGATGGCTGAAGGTCTTTTGAGGAATATTTATGGAAGTCGATACGAGGCTTACAGCGCCGGTATTATGGCCACAAATGTTAATCCGTATGCTGTTCGAGTTATGAAGGAAATTGGCATTGACATCTCCAGTCAATACTCCAAAACTCATAAAGAATTCCAGGATGTCATTTTTGACATGGCAGTCACAGTATGTGATCGGGCTAAAGTTTCCTGTCCTATCTGCAGTACAAACCTGGAGGTTCCAGCCGAATACCCAAGAGCAAGAGAGGTGATTCAGAAAAGTTTTGAGGATCCCGCTGCAACTTTGGGATCAGAAGAAGAGAAGCTTAAGATCTTCCGCCAGATCAGAGATGAGATAAAAGACTGGATCATCCGGATATTTGAGAAATGA
- a CDS encoding arsenite methyltransferase translates to MDANEKKEVIKKKYQEIAILGGSCCSGGCCGDSNSTDLSRSLGYSESDVQAVPDANMGLGCGNPTAFAELKPGDVVLDLGSGGGFDCFLAAQKIGSSGKVIGVDMTLEMVEKAQANARKYGYSNVEFRHGDIESLPVKDSSVDVIISNCVINLAPDKEKVFREAFRVLKPEGRMYISDMVLLDELPEELKNDSELLAGCIAGAVLKEEYLGLLKKAGFSVEILNEDLDISKRQYRDLPVESLKLKARV, encoded by the coding sequence ATGGATGCGAATGAAAAAAAGGAAGTTATCAAAAAGAAGTATCAGGAAATTGCAATTTTAGGGGGCTCCTGCTGTTCTGGCGGATGCTGCGGTGATTCTAACTCAACAGACCTTTCCAGGTCACTTGGTTATTCCGAATCTGACGTTCAGGCTGTTCCGGATGCGAATATGGGTCTTGGCTGCGGCAATCCTACCGCTTTTGCAGAACTGAAACCCGGAGATGTCGTTCTGGATCTGGGTTCTGGCGGGGGTTTTGATTGTTTTCTTGCTGCACAGAAAATAGGAAGCTCAGGAAAAGTTATCGGGGTCGATATGACTCTTGAAATGGTTGAAAAAGCGCAGGCTAATGCCCGAAAATATGGCTACTCAAATGTAGAATTCCGCCATGGGGATATTGAGTCTCTTCCGGTTAAAGATAGTTCTGTGGATGTTATTATCAGTAACTGTGTTATTAACCTGGCTCCTGATAAGGAAAAAGTTTTCAGAGAGGCGTTCCGTGTTCTGAAACCGGAAGGCAGAATGTATATTTCGGACATGGTTCTCCTTGATGAGCTGCCTGAAGAACTTAAAAATGACAGTGAGCTGCTTGCGGGTTGTATTGCTGGTGCCGTTTTAAAAGAGGAATATTTGGGGCTTCTGAAAAAGGCAGGGTTTTCGGTTGAAATCCTGAATGAAGATTTAGATATCAGTAAAAGGCAATACAGAGATTTGCCAGTCGAAAGCCTGAAATTAAAAGCCCGGGTGTAA
- a CDS encoding ArsR/SmtB family transcription factor — MLDSKVKFFKALGDETRLTILSYLLEHSYCACDFSSLTKKDQTTVSKHLKVLVEAGILKYEKQGRNVIYSIKNEEISCLLLSLGIRDIKPCCDGQQASGVCSVSEVCPVCKTEYRINNTINGSTENRVENKVKNN; from the coding sequence ATGCTTGATAGTAAAGTGAAATTCTTTAAAGCTCTCGGAGATGAAACACGGCTTACCATCCTCTCTTACTTGCTGGAACACAGCTACTGTGCCTGTGACTTTTCTTCCCTTACAAAAAAGGACCAGACAACGGTTTCAAAACATTTGAAAGTCCTAGTTGAAGCTGGAATTTTAAAGTACGAAAAGCAGGGAAGAAACGTAATTTACAGCATTAAAAACGAAGAGATCAGCTGTTTGCTATTATCTCTTGGAATCCGGGATATAAAACCCTGTTGTGATGGGCAGCAGGCTTCAGGAGTATGCTCTGTTTCAGAGGTATGTCCTGTATGTAAAACCGAATACCGAATCAACAACACTATTAATGGGAGTACTGAAAACCGGGTTGAAAACAAAGTTAAAAATAACTGA
- a CDS encoding cytochrome c biogenesis CcdA family protein, with translation MFSDFLPVAAFFAGLVSVLSPCILPVIPAVFAYSTEQGKFRPLAIVLGLSISFTSMGIVTSLFGATLTAYLDLLYIFAEVLLVTMGISLIFDLNIFNVFGNFSSLANSRKEGLFGGLLLGLSLGIVWLPCVGSVLGSILTMVAVSGKVAYGALMLFIYSIGFSIPMLLVAYSASFSSTRLQKVSKYGFPLKKVAGIIVLCVGFYMVYQNHFSGF, from the coding sequence ATGTTTTCTGACTTTCTGCCGGTCGCCGCTTTCTTTGCAGGGTTGGTCAGTGTACTCTCCCCCTGCATCCTTCCAGTAATTCCGGCAGTTTTTGCTTATTCAACTGAACAAGGAAAGTTCAGGCCTCTTGCAATAGTATTGGGGTTGTCTATTTCCTTTACCAGCATGGGGATTGTCACCTCTCTTTTCGGAGCAACGCTAACTGCATATCTCGATCTACTTTACATCTTCGCCGAAGTTCTTCTGGTCACAATGGGTATTTCACTGATCTTTGACCTCAATATTTTCAATGTTTTTGGAAATTTTTCTTCACTTGCAAATTCCCGAAAGGAAGGACTTTTCGGAGGTCTTTTGCTCGGTCTCTCTCTGGGGATTGTCTGGCTTCCATGTGTGGGCTCAGTACTTGGCTCAATCCTTACAATGGTAGCAGTTTCAGGAAAAGTTGCATATGGGGCACTGATGCTTTTCATATATTCTATCGGCTTTTCCATTCCAATGCTTCTTGTTGCTTACTCTGCAAGCTTTTCTTCCACAAGGCTTCAGAAAGTTTCAAAGTATGGTTTTCCTTTAAAAAAAGTTGCAGGCATCATTGTTTTATGTGTCGGCTTTTATATGGTTTACCAGAACCACTTCAGCGGATTCTGA
- a CDS encoding thioredoxin family protein, which produces MKRLHKIQDRERISSSFQSFLKKPLPILAIFFVLFSSGCMDINGSESEAETVETAADINNSVSGAGLVEVTDLSQIDEALDKGPVVLKLGSKRCIPCQEQEEILTEILPIYQDKASIMLIDVNEYPEFASTFGVRVIPDTCVITVIEDGKYIYMRQDGTESSERANARFLGVVDKATLSETLGKAIEDRNHGE; this is translated from the coding sequence ATGAAGCGATTGCATAAAATACAGGACAGAGAACGAATTTCTTCTTCGTTTCAGTCCTTTTTGAAAAAACCGCTCCCTATTTTAGCTATTTTTTTTGTCCTTTTCAGCTCAGGCTGCATGGATATTAATGGTTCCGAAAGTGAAGCCGAGACTGTTGAAACCGCTGCTGACATTAATAATTCCGTCAGTGGAGCAGGATTGGTCGAGGTTACAGATCTGAGCCAGATTGACGAAGCTCTTGATAAAGGTCCTGTTGTGTTGAAACTTGGTTCTAAAAGATGCATCCCCTGTCAGGAACAGGAAGAGATACTTACAGAGATTCTACCGATATATCAGGATAAAGCTTCAATAATGCTCATTGATGTCAATGAGTACCCTGAATTTGCATCAACATTTGGGGTAAGAGTTATTCCAGATACCTGTGTTATTACAGTCATCGAAGACGGTAAATATATCTACATGCGGCAGGACGGAACTGAAAGTTCGGAGAGAGCAAATGCAAGGTTCCTGGGTGTTGTCGATAAAGCAACCCTTTCAGAGACTCTTGGGAAAGCCATCGAAGACAGAAACCATGGAGAGTAA
- a CDS encoding ArsR/SmtB family transcription factor, whose amino-acid sequence MSYCCPVDPEKKKEWEEKMLQEIDFLDNDIKKASEIFSALGHPIRLKIAYFLSQRDHCVCELIFKLNERQNLVSHHLAILKNCGVIEAYNVSKWRFYRLNPEFGDILNNILKI is encoded by the coding sequence ATGAGTTATTGCTGCCCTGTGGACCCGGAGAAAAAAAAGGAATGGGAAGAAAAAATGCTCCAGGAAATAGATTTTCTGGACAACGACATTAAAAAAGCAAGTGAGATATTTAGTGCTCTGGGACATCCGATAAGACTGAAAATTGCTTATTTTCTTTCTCAGAGAGACCACTGTGTCTGCGAACTGATATTCAAGTTAAATGAGAGGCAAAACCTGGTCTCCCACCACCTGGCGATTTTGAAAAACTGCGGGGTCATTGAAGCCTATAATGTCTCAAAATGGAGGTTTTACAGGCTGAACCCTGAATTCGGAGATATTTTGAATAATATATTGAAAATTTGA
- a CDS encoding carboxymuconolactone decarboxylase family protein: MSFLNEMLPETAEAFGQMRNSIFKDAFFDLKTKELIAVASSVLMRCQFCVDTHSQRAIVAGATKEEIAEAISVAMFVAAGSQIGWTNVYEENVYNRIFEKDKDRKEEDCCCCCED, encoded by the coding sequence ATGTCATTTTTAAATGAAATGTTGCCTGAAACTGCAGAAGCTTTTGGACAGATGAGAAATTCCATTTTTAAAGACGCTTTTTTTGATCTTAAAACAAAAGAATTAATTGCTGTCGCTTCCTCGGTCCTTATGCGCTGTCAGTTTTGCGTTGACACGCATTCTCAAAGGGCTATTGTTGCCGGAGCAACAAAGGAGGAAATCGCAGAAGCCATTTCTGTTGCAATGTTTGTTGCTGCCGGTTCACAGATAGGGTGGACAAACGTATATGAGGAAAATGTATACAACAGAATTTTCGAGAAGGATAAAGACAGGAAAGAAGAGGATTGCTGCTGTTGCTGTGAGGACTGA
- a CDS encoding MAST domain-containing protein, translated as MGILQVRAFANKTVVFDLAEEVEASMDTELSDSPGDAVIVNISKNNFAGYLIVFKNYLATATGDEPIKGPDARISDGRVTVTLVNNSVVMFRGSPMDPALMQTGYRYGPHIAYMHQVLSREIARGRIGAEISLRAGGDNASVVNYTPMGVHIRERDRDRVVLEVNSDLPEGRVITINVDNETVNLSSPDRIRLRFDGKVIEKAGNIDELFAGGSRLLCYLLQENETATMAVYIPGFSEHEIIIDIKPEAGEERAGEETEEEETTDESSEAEPAPAFEFGAGIALVASIYVLRRSKQ; from the coding sequence ATGGGAATCCTGCAGGTCCGGGCTTTTGCCAATAAAACCGTAGTTTTTGACCTTGCGGAAGAAGTGGAAGCAAGCATGGATACCGAACTTTCCGACAGTCCGGGAGATGCAGTCATTGTAAATATTTCCAAAAATAATTTTGCAGGATACCTTATTGTCTTCAAGAATTATCTTGCTACCGCCACTGGTGACGAGCCTATCAAAGGACCTGATGCCAGGATTTCAGACGGCAGGGTTACAGTGACTCTTGTAAATAACAGTGTGGTCATGTTCCGTGGAAGTCCCATGGACCCTGCTCTCATGCAGACAGGATACCGTTACGGCCCCCATATTGCATACATGCACCAGGTGCTTAGCCGGGAAATTGCCCGCGGCAGAATCGGAGCCGAAATATCACTCCGTGCAGGCGGGGATAATGCATCCGTTGTGAATTACACTCCCATGGGCGTGCACATCAGGGAAAGGGACAGGGACCGTGTAGTCCTCGAGGTGAATTCCGATCTTCCAGAAGGCAGAGTCATTACCATAAATGTAGACAACGAGACCGTCAACCTTTCCAGTCCAGACCGCATCAGGCTCCGCTTTGATGGGAAAGTGATTGAAAAAGCGGGAAATATCGATGAACTCTTCGCCGGCGGAAGCCGTCTGCTCTGTTATCTCTTGCAGGAAAACGAAACTGCGACCATGGCAGTATATATCCCGGGGTTTTCGGAACATGAAATTATAATTGACATTAAGCCTGAAGCCGGGGAAGAAAGGGCTGGAGAAGAAACAGAGGAAGAAGAGACTACTGATGAGAGCAGTGAAGCTGAACCTGCACCAGCTTTTGAATTTGGGGCAGGTATTGCGTTAGTGGCTTCCATATATGTATTGAGGCGCAGCAAGCAGTGA
- a CDS encoding DUF4139 domain-containing protein has protein sequence MITRKSYIWLALAFIGIAATAAVFAYPGPAGNTVQADGRETIAQGGEMAVNGIESSSSVITKAEPVNPLEFLTAGAAGTDSATEVTVYNNNLALVKERRKLDLNTGVNNIEYTDVAELIDPTSVIFEDTKNKNTAVLEQNYEYDLVSSYKLLDKFLGKEITATEKEGETYTGTLLSHDGGVVLQLSDGKVVSLTEVSRLEFPDSAGLLTKPTLVWQIYSPVSGSRNVLTSYLTGGMNWKADYIVKTNADDTKADIQGWVSIDNQAGTTYEDARLKLVAGEVHRIAVPQRNYYEEAAVEEEVAYDSVKEGFAEESLFEYHLYTLERPATLKNKQVKQLSLLSADSVPVKKELIFDVSKSDKVQVALNLTNSKDRGLGMPLPAGVLRVYKSDSEGQLQFLGEDSIDHTPKDEEIKVVVGNAFDVTGTRTQTDYKRISTDVWRESYEIELKNHKSQAQKIRIVEHFYGDWEITTGSDTYEKTDAYTAEWEVNVPADGSKKVTFTVERRY, from the coding sequence ATGATAACACGAAAAAGTTACATATGGCTTGCTCTGGCTTTTATAGGAATTGCAGCCACAGCTGCAGTGTTTGCTTACCCCGGACCTGCTGGAAATACAGTCCAGGCAGACGGGCGCGAAACCATTGCTCAGGGAGGAGAAATGGCTGTTAACGGGATTGAATCCTCTTCCAGCGTAATAACAAAGGCAGAACCTGTAAATCCTTTGGAATTTCTTACTGCCGGGGCTGCAGGGACTGATTCGGCAACTGAGGTTACGGTTTATAACAACAACCTTGCTCTTGTGAAAGAACGCCGGAAACTCGACCTCAATACGGGAGTTAACAATATCGAATACACTGATGTTGCAGAGCTTATCGATCCTACATCTGTCATATTTGAGGACACAAAAAACAAAAATACTGCCGTCCTTGAACAGAACTATGAATATGACCTGGTAAGCAGCTACAAGCTTCTGGACAAATTCCTGGGCAAGGAAATCACTGCAACCGAAAAGGAAGGAGAAACCTATACAGGTACTCTTCTAAGCCATGACGGCGGGGTTGTGCTCCAGCTGAGTGACGGAAAAGTAGTGAGTCTTACAGAAGTTTCCAGACTCGAATTCCCTGATTCCGCAGGTCTGCTCACAAAACCTACCCTCGTCTGGCAGATTTATTCCCCCGTATCAGGCAGCAGGAATGTCCTCACATCTTACCTTACAGGTGGCATGAACTGGAAGGCGGATTATATCGTGAAGACTAATGCTGATGACACAAAAGCTGACATCCAGGGCTGGGTCAGCATCGATAATCAGGCTGGGACCACCTATGAGGACGCCAGGTTGAAGCTTGTTGCAGGAGAGGTCCACCGTATAGCTGTACCGCAGAGGAATTATTATGAAGAAGCTGCAGTAGAAGAGGAAGTAGCATACGATAGTGTAAAAGAAGGTTTTGCTGAAGAATCTCTCTTTGAGTACCACCTTTATACCCTGGAAAGGCCGGCAACTCTTAAAAACAAGCAGGTTAAGCAGCTTTCCCTACTTTCCGCGGATTCCGTGCCCGTGAAAAAGGAACTTATCTTTGATGTCTCAAAAAGCGATAAAGTACAGGTAGCCCTTAACCTGACCAACTCAAAAGACAGGGGCCTTGGAATGCCTCTCCCTGCCGGAGTATTGAGGGTATACAAATCTGATTCCGAAGGTCAGCTCCAGTTCCTCGGGGAAGACAGCATAGACCATACCCCGAAAGATGAGGAAATTAAGGTAGTTGTCGGAAACGCCTTTGATGTAACAGGCACCAGGACCCAGACCGATTACAAGAGAATAAGCACTGATGTCTGGCGGGAGAGCTACGAGATAGAACTGAAAAACCATAAGTCTCAGGCACAAAAAATACGCATCGTAGAACACTTCTACGGGGACTGGGAAATTACCACGGGTTCAGATACTTATGAAAAGACGGATGCTTACACTGCCGAGTGGGAAGTAAACGTACCCGCAGACGGCTCTAAAAAGGTTACTTTCACGGTGGAACGTAGATACTGA
- a CDS encoding PGF-pre-PGF domain-containing protein, giving the protein MKMIEPREVKSRTGFLHLISGIILILFFTIAVFPVSASGIEANREISTGTATGIAYTGGSFTVTVNISTDQNIEALALDENLPEGWNVNVVESAGATFQNIETFKESTLEWVWVESLQAGGEKTIVYRVTVPPSAAPGNFRLSGNISAYSVSAIPVTGDLEIIVTCPPPEANFSASPLSGTSPLKVQFTDLSTGNPDSWEWDFDGNGITDSLEKNPVWTYETAGTYTVILRAVNKTYGNDTRTKTGYITVIEEIQSSGGSSGSRGSGGSGGGGGGGGSPESTRNVELKEISNEQVFKGVHTCYTFRGETNDVVAIEFDPKKNFGKTTTIVEMLKNTSILVKKPAPGTVYKNLNIWVGNSGFSSSENLENASISFRVNRIWLSENSIGENTITLYRYSDDTWNELSTVLTGEDEDFFYFKAKTPGFSPFAISGPDEKSQPIEITPAREENNLMSKGETPEEENKGNMVSHTEKESESAPGAGVLFAAAGVLASYAAMKKSKLE; this is encoded by the coding sequence ATGAAAATGATCGAACCCCGGGAAGTAAAAAGCCGGACAGGATTTTTGCATTTAATCTCCGGCATTATACTGATCCTATTTTTTACAATAGCTGTATTTCCGGTTTCAGCCTCCGGAATAGAGGCAAACAGGGAAATCTCTACAGGAACAGCCACAGGAATAGCTTATACAGGCGGGAGTTTTACAGTTACCGTAAATATATCAACAGACCAGAACATTGAAGCCCTCGCCCTTGACGAAAACCTTCCTGAGGGATGGAATGTGAATGTGGTTGAAAGTGCAGGAGCTACTTTCCAGAATATTGAGACGTTTAAAGAGTCTACCCTGGAATGGGTCTGGGTAGAAAGCCTTCAGGCAGGAGGAGAAAAAACAATCGTTTACAGGGTGACAGTACCTCCGTCTGCTGCACCTGGAAACTTCAGGCTTTCAGGAAATATTTCCGCATATTCAGTCTCCGCCATCCCTGTCACGGGAGATTTGGAAATAATTGTGACATGCCCTCCCCCGGAAGCTAACTTTTCCGCAAGCCCCCTCTCCGGCACCAGCCCTCTTAAAGTCCAGTTCACTGACCTGTCCACAGGAAATCCGGATTCCTGGGAATGGGACTTTGACGGAAACGGAATCACTGACTCTTTAGAAAAAAATCCTGTATGGACCTACGAAACAGCCGGGACATATACTGTAATTCTCAGGGCAGTCAATAAGACCTATGGAAATGATACCAGGACAAAAACAGGTTATATCACAGTTATTGAGGAAATCCAGTCTTCCGGAGGAAGCAGCGGGAGCAGGGGAAGCGGCGGAAGCGGAGGAGGAGGCGGAGGAGGTGGATCTCCTGAATCGACAAGGAATGTAGAGCTAAAGGAGATTTCAAATGAGCAGGTCTTCAAAGGAGTCCATACCTGCTACACGTTCAGAGGAGAGACAAACGATGTCGTTGCTATTGAGTTTGACCCCAAAAAGAATTTTGGAAAAACAACAACGATTGTAGAGATGCTGAAGAACACGTCCATATTAGTTAAAAAGCCTGCCCCGGGAACGGTCTATAAAAACCTGAATATATGGGTAGGAAACAGCGGATTTTCAAGCTCGGAAAACCTTGAAAACGCCAGCATAAGCTTCAGGGTAAACCGGATATGGCTCTCCGAAAACAGCATCGGTGAAAACACGATAACCCTTTACAGGTACAGTGACGACACATGGAATGAACTTTCCACAGTCCTGACCGGAGAAGACGAAGATTTCTTCTACTTTAAAGCAAAAACTCCGGGATTTTCACCTTTTGCTATCTCAGGTCCTGACGAAAAAAGCCAGCCGATTGAAATCACTCCTGCCAGAGAAGAGAATAATCTTATGAGCAAAGGAGAAACACCCGAAGAAGAGAATAAAGGGAATATGGTTTCACATACGGAAAAAGAAAGTGAAAGTGCCCCTGGGGCAGGAGTTTTATTTGCAGCAGCCGGGGTTCTGGCATCATATGCAGCGATGAAAAAAAGTAAATTAGAATAA
- a CDS encoding nucleotidyltransferase domain-containing protein, protein MLKTRLRDFLLTKDNWLFAVSDYFRTDGIRATLRYVPDETGERELNGVRYKKYDFGPAFEFMKKNRPEWVRDVHVVPESEVEKVLRPSDIIPELINSDSRVRAIVKVLDMAEIPRTSMGVTGSMLAGLQNESSDVDFVVYGPMWFRARDAITAAKQQEGPVEELDEDMWQRIYRKRIPEISFDEFMLHESRKGNRGMVEGTYFDLLFVREWDQIKEPLLRGKDTVKMKIEAEVINADFAFDSPSYYKVEHEEIDHVLSYTHTYAGQALPGEIIEARGVVEEVGDIKRLVVGTSREPKGEWIRSLTWLEKCGYI, encoded by the coding sequence ATGCTTAAAACACGCCTCAGAGATTTTCTTCTTACAAAAGACAACTGGCTTTTTGCAGTTTCTGATTATTTCCGTACCGATGGGATAAGAGCCACGCTTCGCTACGTTCCGGATGAAACCGGAGAGAGGGAATTAAACGGAGTAAGGTACAAAAAATATGATTTCGGTCCTGCTTTCGAATTCATGAAAAAAAATAGGCCAGAATGGGTCCGGGACGTGCACGTTGTCCCTGAATCCGAAGTAGAAAAAGTGCTCCGCCCTTCTGACATAATTCCCGAGCTTATAAATTCCGACAGCCGTGTAAGGGCAATAGTAAAAGTGCTTGACATGGCGGAAATTCCCAGGACAAGTATGGGAGTCACGGGTTCAATGCTTGCAGGCCTGCAAAATGAGAGTTCAGATGTCGATTTTGTTGTCTACGGTCCCATGTGGTTCAGGGCAAGAGATGCCATAACCGCTGCTAAACAGCAAGAGGGGCCTGTGGAGGAACTGGATGAAGACATGTGGCAGAGGATCTACAGAAAAAGAATCCCTGAGATCTCTTTTGACGAATTCATGCTGCATGAGTCCAGAAAAGGCAACCGCGGCATGGTAGAAGGCACATACTTTGACCTCCTCTTCGTGCGGGAATGGGACCAGATTAAAGAACCCCTGCTGCGGGGAAAAGATACCGTCAAAATGAAAATTGAAGCCGAAGTTATAAATGCTGACTTTGCCTTTGACAGCCCTTCCTATTATAAAGTGGAACACGAAGAAATCGACCATGTGCTTTCCTACACTCATACATACGCAGGCCAGGCTCTCCCCGGAGAGATCATAGAAGCCCGCGGAGTGGTCGAAGAAGTAGGGGACATTAAGCGGCTTGTTGTGGGTACTTCAAGGGAGCCGAAAGGGGAATGGATAAGGTCTCTCACATGGCTTGAAAAGTGCGGATACATTTGA
- a CDS encoding M20 metallopeptidase family protein, translating into MRDDPSGESLDSWIIRLRREFHKYPELSFKEYETQKRILKILGELGIEGRKIADTGVLASIRGTKPGPCIALRTDTDGLQVQEEPAERNREYISRTEGVMHACGHDGHMAMLFGAARMFMENREFPGEVRLIFQPAEEIPPGGSERVIAEGGLEGVDAIIGMHIFTNHESGSVGFRPGPFMASTNRFEVILKGKGGHISLPAKCIDPVRMAVYFINSLNSALEERLDKEKYVLGVGRIQGGAQFNRTPDNVGILGSYRTFDSETTDIIDATIKECLEKIKQEYLKHGEEFSGLPDYELDILHGYPVLVNDPFFTEAVNLKLHESFPELTVYPEIEKTFAAEDFASYLQVVPGIFISLGTRNQKKGIVEINHSCAFDIDEEILLKGSEIFHTLSLDFLKHPEKYLSLQKYHGPQEYIEKT; encoded by the coding sequence TTGAGAGATGACCCGAGTGGAGAATCGCTTGATTCCTGGATTATCCGGCTGAGGCGAGAATTCCACAAATACCCCGAACTCAGTTTTAAAGAATACGAAACCCAGAAAAGAATCCTGAAAATTCTTGGAGAGCTTGGTATAGAAGGCAGGAAGATTGCGGATACCGGCGTGCTTGCAAGCATCCGCGGAACTAAGCCCGGTCCCTGCATTGCCCTCAGGACGGATACTGACGGACTCCAGGTACAGGAAGAGCCTGCGGAAAGAAACAGGGAATATATTTCCAGAACCGAGGGAGTAATGCATGCCTGCGGGCACGACGGGCATATGGCAATGCTCTTTGGGGCTGCAAGAATGTTTATGGAAAACAGAGAGTTTCCCGGAGAAGTCCGCCTGATTTTCCAGCCCGCAGAAGAGATCCCGCCCGGGGGCTCGGAAAGGGTTATCGCCGAAGGAGGGCTTGAAGGCGTGGACGCGATAATTGGCATGCATATTTTTACCAATCACGAGTCCGGAAGCGTGGGGTTTCGTCCCGGACCTTTTATGGCAAGCACAAACCGTTTCGAAGTTATACTAAAAGGAAAAGGCGGGCACATCTCACTGCCAGCAAAATGCATTGACCCTGTGAGGATGGCTGTATACTTTATAAACAGCCTCAATTCCGCTCTTGAGGAGCGGCTTGATAAAGAAAAATATGTCCTTGGAGTGGGCAGGATCCAGGGCGGTGCTCAGTTTAACAGGACACCTGACAATGTAGGGATTCTCGGGAGCTACCGGACATTTGACAGCGAGACAACAGATATTATCGACGCGACGATAAAAGAGTGCCTTGAAAAAATAAAACAAGAATACCTGAAACACGGAGAGGAGTTTTCAGGCCTTCCGGACTATGAACTTGATATCCTGCACGGATATCCGGTCCTGGTAAATGACCCTTTTTTCACGGAAGCTGTAAACTTGAAACTGCATGAGAGCTTCCCTGAGCTCACGGTCTACCCGGAAATCGAAAAGACCTTTGCTGCCGAAGATTTTGCAAGCTATCTGCAGGTAGTGCCGGGAATTTTTATTTCACTCGGCACGAGGAACCAGAAAAAAGGAATAGTGGAGATCAACCATTCATGCGCTTTTGATATTGACGAAGAGATCCTTCTCAAAGGCAGTGAAATTTTCCACACATTATCCCTGGATTTCCTCAAACACCCTGAAAAATACCTCAGCCTCCAGAAATACCACGGGCCTCAGGAATATATCGAAAAAACCTGA